The Anas acuta chromosome 1, bAnaAcu1.1, whole genome shotgun sequence genome segment CATGCAATGGTCTCCAGAGAGCCAGATAAGTTTACTTGGAGAAAACTGACATTGTTCTGAAGAGACCCTcaactcatttttctctttcctgtagGAAGGAGCACTACAACGTAAGACTTTATTTAAAGCTATTAGACGCAGCAAAATAAAGTAGTCAGCTGGAAATCGCAGGAGCACCTGAAGGAACGGGAGCAGAGGCAGGCGGACGATGCTAAGTGATGCATAACAGCACGCACAGTTTCCAAGCTTCCACATATTCCTCTACTTCTGACAATGACCTTGagtaaagcttttttaaaaacatttgaaatattgACAGAATCATGTAATacttcaggttggaagggacctaggGAGGTCCAAATTCCTGAACGAAACACTCAGTTCAGACCAGGTTACAGACAGTAAAAAGGAGTCAAAATTATTATTAGACCATCAGATGACTTAAGAGTCATCCTCACTAATACCTCACTAAATCCTTCTTAGTTTGGGTAATTCCCAGACTTGGAAAGTCTGCTTAATTATTTGTTGGAGGACCTGATCCTTGGCTGACTCGTGCAGCATACGGGAGCAACAGAATTCCCCAGAGTGTAGAGACACAACCCTCAGCGAGCACTTCCTTCCCGATGCTGCACTCGGAAAGAAGACAACTAATTGTGGTTCTGGGTGCTCCATCTCTGGTAACTGGCCCCTAAATCAGCACAGAACTTGGACCCAGACTGCCTTTCCTCCACCAGCTGTAAGACGATATAACACAAGACAATATCCCACAGCTGTGGGCTACAGTTCCACTGCTTCTAAACACATCAGAATATTGCATCctactttataaaaaaaaaggaagataatgTGTTTGGATATTTCACAGCTTTTAAAGCCTCCCTGGGCTTTCCTATTTTGGGCAGCATGGTTTATGGCTATTGTATTTGcagcatgatttttttgtttgcttattctttaaggcttttttctccttcctcaagAGACAATTTTGCTACTGTCTCCCCACTCTGCTCCCAGCATTTACACTGCAATGCTTATACACAATCAGTCCTTCAGGCGAGAGCAGTCAGACCATCGGGGGGGTGTCATCCTTTTCTCATACCACAGTCTCGTTCCCTTTCCCAGGTTTCACCCAACCATCTGCTCTCTTCTCCCGTTTCACTTTCCCTGAGTTCACCAGTCTGTTCGAGCACTTCTGCCACGTGTGCAGAGTTTTGGCTGACCAGATCCACATACCTGAAGTGATACCCACCAGGAGGGACATGAAGATTTTGAGCATCTCCACGGCCATATTGGAATCATCTGCCGAATAGCGGAAAATGGCCCAGTTGGAGATTTCGTAGAAATAACAGGCAATGACACACGTTGCTGGGACGGTGTACAGCACTGAGAAGACACCGATTTTAACCATCAGTCTTTCCAGTTTGTCAGTTTTAGTTCCATCTTTCTGAAGATTAGACCTGATTTTAAATAAGGCCACTAACCCAGCTGCAATGAATAAAGTTCCAATAACCAGGTAGGTAAAAAGCGGAGCAACAACAAAGCCCGTCAGCGCATCCAGGTTCTGGTTCCCAACGTAGCACAGGCCAGTGAGCTCATCTGCATCTACCAGTCTCATAATCAAAATGACAATGGTCTTCACTGCAGGGATAGCCCAGGCTGCAATGTGGAAATACGAACTGTGCATTTCTATAGCCTCATGGCCCCACTTGAGTCCTGCGGCCAGAAACCACGTCAATGTCAGAATAACCCACCAGATGGAGCTAGCCATCCCGAAAAAGTACATCAGCAAGAAAATTATAGCACATCCTGTGTTCTTAAGACCTTCTTGGATAAGAACAGGTTCTGCTGCCTCTTCAAAATCACAGGATATCCTTTCCCGGCCCACAGTTAGCCTCACAATATAAGCAATGCTATAAATATTGTAGCACATGCTCAAAAATATGATTGGGCGCTCCGGGTAGGAAAATCTGGATGAATCAATCAGGAAGGTCAGGACTGTGAACGCAGTTGATATGAAGCAAAGACTAGCCCACACGGCCATCCAGATATCTGTGAATTCCTTCGCTGACCTGCTGTAGAGCCCAGCA includes the following:
- the FZD4 gene encoding frizzled-4, which encodes MARCCGGGGGRGAAGRLLALLLALQLGGTRGFGDEEERRCDAIRIAMCQNLGYNVTKMPNLVGHELQADAELQLTTFTPLIQYGCSSQLQFFLCSVYVPMCTEKINIPIGPCGGMCLSVKRRCEPVLKEFGFAWPDSLNCSKFPPQNDHNHMCMEGPGDEEVPLHSKTSLQPGEECHSMGSNSDQYIWVKRSLNCVLKCGYDAGLYSRSAKEFTDIWMAVWASLCFISTAFTVLTFLIDSSRFSYPERPIIFLSMCYNIYSIAYIVRLTVGRERISCDFEEAAEPVLIQEGLKNTGCAIIFLLMYFFGMASSIWWVILTLTWFLAAGLKWGHEAIEMHSSYFHIAAWAIPAVKTIVILIMRLVDADELTGLCYVGNQNLDALTGFVVAPLFTYLVIGTLFIAAGLVALFKIRSNLQKDGTKTDKLERLMVKIGVFSVLYTVPATCVIACYFYEISNWAIFRYSADDSNMAVEMLKIFMSLLVGITSGMWIWSAKTLHTWQKCSNRLVNSGKVKREKRADGWVKPGKGNETVV